The genomic segment AGCGGGtcagagagaagaggaaagatagaaagaaagcaaagaagATGAGAAGGAGTGGAGGAGCAATCAATCTACCCATCCAGACCTCACAAGACACGAGACCACTGTCTATGTGAATCATCACTGTGCTATCTCAAGCCACATTACAGCACCGGATTGCACACGCGTGGTCAAAACAACTGCACGCTcgctcctcttcttttaaccCTCTCCTTCTGTCTGCCATGCCAGAGAATGACGCAGGATGTGGATATGTGAAGCCAGAGAGCCGTAAAAACAGATGTGGGCCTGATACTGCTCATATTTTGCTTtaggtggggaaaaaaaacaacactgttgcTTGCACAGTTGCACAGCTTGAAACTATGCAGGTCTGGCAGGTACACAGCAGGAAAATAGAGGGCTGTTTTTCATTGGAGGCCTTGTGTTTGGCTGTGCCCCTCCACCCacaagctattaaaaaaaaagaaaaataattaaagcttACAGCAGAGTATCCTCAGCTCAGATTAAGACTGCACTAAGAGGTGATATTTACACTTTATCTTCAACaacaaaactttaataaaggcttaagattctcagatttttttaataatctgtgAATTTgataagaaatatttttttcctgagctaaaatatacaaataatgcTGGTAAAGAAATTGACTTTGGCTTTAGTATAAGAAGTGTGCTCATGAATTGTGTTTCCTGCTATTAAAGTCCAACTTAATAAAAGTTTCCACCAGCAGATGGCTGTATTTAGTGCTTGGCacacaacacagagacaaaggaACTTAGTCCCAGAGGCAATTAATAAAAAGCAACagctacttaaaacaaaaatcaggtCAATAAGTTAGAAGTTTATTACTACTATAGCATATATATATCTTACCACTGAGTGATTGTGCCTCTACTCTCAGCCTGTCGCTGACTAGTTCGTATTGGAATGCCGTAATCCGCCGGCTGATGTCCATATGCGGAACGGCCTCAATAAAGAGTGCCCCCTCTTGAATGCTGAAGCAGTGGACCTTCCCCTGAGCCTGGTCCTGCTCACGCAGCAGTAACCGCAGCTTGCCGTTGCGGTCCAGATAGATGTTTGTGCCGCTGGACTCAGTGGAGGGCTTGATGCAGACAGAGAGgcgagcagcagcaggagacacCATGTTGGGTCGGAGGTTGACGATGATGGCTCCTGTGGGATAGAGCCACTCCAGAGATCCCTGCGAGCAACGCAGATATACCTGCTCCACATCCCTGGTGTGGCCTTCATGGGTCAGACCGctagaagaaaagaaaggcaaAGAAACTCAAACTgatgtttttggttgttgttttgttcttttttctcctccacaGCAGCATAATGAGATAAATGAACCCAATTGAAAATGATTTGTTGGTGATTTGAAGCCTGATTTAACTGAACAAGGTGGAAACCTCTGGCAGACTGTAAGGACATTAGACCGCATTCCTCCTAAAGCATTAAGGCCATGCGCAAGACTGGCTGCATGACCAGTCACGAGCCGGAGCAGCCAAAATGACCTCAGCTCCAACACACTCCCCATACCACATTGTTCCGCCCAGAACTTTGGCAAAAAACACAGCACTGGCAGGCTGCCTTTGGGAAGAGTTTGGAGgcagaaatggatgaatggagaGACACAGGGGCTTTTGGgcagaaaacagcagcaacagtaGCTGGGCCTGCTGCATGCAAGTGCAAATGCAGGTCACGCACTGAACCTCCCCTTGCTTTCAAGCCACCAAAGAAACTGGAAGAGACTTGTCCGGGCAGCACTTCGGACTCTGGCGCCAGTATGACCAAATGACTCCCTCCACAACTTAATGCCTGGTCAGGGTTTGAAAAACTCCTGTGTGTCAGTCAGTCATTCTGTGGCAAAGCCAAAGGCAGGAAGCCATCGGCATGAGCATGCCAAGCTCGCGGTTTGACTCTGGAGGAGAAACGCCCAGTTTCCTGAAAATGAGATGCTGAAATTCAAATTTGCCACAGATCTAAAGTAACCCATGGCACATGTTGAGCATATGCAGCTGAAGCCCCATAACCAGGCTCTCCTCAGTATGCCTTTAATTAAGTCCCTTCTAACTTCATCACTTCTGCATGCAATTAAAGAAGATTAGTCAAAAGTCTCACTAATGAACACCAGATCATTGGTTGAAAGCTCAAAGTATTGCCTGCCCCTCCTGGTTGGtggatgaaaaaacaaaaccacacagTCTAAGGCACAGCTCTGAAGTGCAAAACAGATACAGGCAGATGTTTGATGAGAGGTGAAAGAGTATTACCTGATTtaagaatgaattaaaatacTCTAAGACAATATTTTGCAGGCCTaaagtttatgttttaatatttttgtaaaattctATGTCCTTTATCTGGACTTTTACAACTGTTTAACTACAAGTACAACTGAAACTGAAAGGTGGTTTGGagagtaaaaagaaatgtttatatttccACGGTGTAATAACCTAAATATTATTCCTTATTATAGTAAGGAAAGATTTATGTTAAACAATTTTGCCAGCTATTACACACGTGTCTCCGAAAcaacttcactttttaaaaatgtaagttATAACTAACTTTCTGATCATAAACcacacagatttttattttttattttttttttgttatattagaAATGACCATTCTGTCTGTTTCTCCTTTCACCGCGATGTGTTCAGTTTCGGTCAGTTATTCGGGATGCCGCCAGCAGCTCATTTACTTTCACGCTCATTACATTATATCCGGATTATTcattcaaacaaacaacaaaaaagttaacCTCACCTGCCCTTCCAGCTGCATTGGTCACTTGAGTATTGGCAGAAAGAAATCCGACAAAGGAGCAGAGGCAGCAATAAGGCCAGCATCGAAGTGAGCATGTTTATCTCGCCTCACTTTGCCTCTTTTCTCGAGTGAAACTACGGTAAAGTCCGACGCCGTCTTTCCGGCCGCATAGCGTTTCCATGTGCCCCGGTCCGCTCCGTGTACTCCCCTgggtctctgtctctcttctcgGGAGATGGAGAAGGATAAAAGCGTTTTTTTCAGTCACAGTCGGGGAAACACAGTTGACAGCACTCTGCAAAATGTGGACTGAGCTTGGTTCAGACTCTGCTTCAGCAGCCCTGATTGCGCTTCACGTCACACCCCATCCACTGCACGGCTGCTGCATTCAAAGACACAACTCAGACTCGGACCTGATAGCTTCACAGAAACAAACTGTATTTGTAACAAATAGTTAAGTAGAGATAATACCGTATCAACAACGTTCCTGCGCAGAAGTAGAACCTATGTACCAAATTATAAGCAcagtttatgtatttaattttttattcacGATGTATAAGCAAAGACAATGAAGGTTAGCTACAACTGTTGGCATACGGTAACGATGTATTCTTATTATATAGCATGACATATAAATGGTGTTCAGGTGTAGCTTGGTGCAGGATTGGTTTGCATTCAAGCataataatatgtttttttactGATGGCATGccgctttctttctttctttctttctttctttctttctttctttctttctttctttcttttatttatttatttttttgttattaaggTTAACCAAAGTGTGTGGCACACAAAGCAAACATGGGCATCATTTACTTGTGGGACCATATAAACTTAATAAGAATTGACCTATGGGAAAAGTTTATATTTACAGCTTTGTGATTAAGCAGAAACAGATGTAGTCGTATCAGGATTTTCctctctattttttatttatttactattttggGGGATTTGTTGAGACAAGGCTTTATACTCATTTTACATCAAAAAGTTCCTACAGTACCTGAAGGCAGCACGAAGATTTTCTGGATCGTGCTCTGCTCTGTGTTATTCTGGTTATCTTTGTGAAAAACAATCACACTTGTACCAAAAGCACTTTTATTAGTGTTTGTTATATCGATTAGCAGCTGGGAGTCTATAAGGGTATCTTAAGTTCTTTAGCAAAAGTAATGTTttgaaaaatcattaaaattttgCTAATGTTGGAGCCTGCAAGAGCCTTTTCAACCAAAAAAAGCAGATGTTCTCTTATAGAAACGTTATATGGCTACAATAAGTTAAGTCATAtcattttagtttattaataAGCAAATAATACactatttatttctgttaataCATATATTCTGTCATACATACATTAAAATGAGCCTGATTTAGAACTACACAATTTGGGACAGAGTACCACCCATCTGTATTTTTGCTCAGGTTTGGCTTAGggttaaacagttttatttatttgatgacaTTTAAGAGCTAAAAAGAGCTGAGTCTCAGATGTGGTTTGTTGTTCATGTGACCACAGACATCTGCAAACACAACATGAAGGGCTAAATTAATCGCCACTATAAGTATTGGTCAAGTAAACACAAGTTGACACTGGCATCATGTCAGTGAATAATGTCCCAATAgcgcttttatttacatttattatacaATAGTTCACAAATTTGTGGGTCCCTGTAAACCACaaagcagaaaactgaaaaattggTTCCAGACAGCTTTCAGGTCAAATGGTAATTTTAGGACTTTTCATTATCACGTTATTTTGACATGTGATGTTATGACTTAACAGCATAATTAGGCCGTGTCTAAACCCAAGTTTGAATCAAAACCACCTGAATGTGTTAGTTTTCACTTTGCTctgtttctgaataaaacaatagcTGCAGGGACTTGTAGAGGAGCAGGGTCCGTTACTACCGGCTGCATCTGTAAACACAAACGGCTCATCACTCATGGCATGAATCCTGAGCCATGATTTCTAAAGAAACAAGATGTGTGGATGGCTTTTGgcattgaagaaaaaaaaaaaaaaaaaaaacctgtttgaCAAGGGAAACCAGAGATGTTTGTAACTGCTACTTTTCCTCTTTAGTTTCATA from the Melanotaenia boesemani isolate fMelBoe1 chromosome 2, fMelBoe1.pri, whole genome shotgun sequence genome contains:
- the metrnla gene encoding meteorin-like protein encodes the protein MLTSMLALLLPLLLCRISFCQYSSDQCSWKGSGLTHEGHTRDVEQVYLRCSQGSLEWLYPTGAIIVNLRPNMVSPAAARLSVCIKPSTESSGTNIYLDRNGKLRLLLREQDQAQGKVHCFSIQEGALFIEAVPHMDISRRITAFQYELVSDRLRVEAQSLSAPCQPCSNTEMLLAVCTSDFVARGSIKKVDQEVDHSSVTVEISRLYRQKTQVFVSGGVRVRSWTGHINMPLQCGVRSGEGEFLFTGTVRFGEAWMGCAPRYKDFLRVYHEAQLQGNHPCQVDTD